The Tenacibaculum jejuense genome includes a window with the following:
- a CDS encoding SGNH/GDSL hydrolase family protein — protein MKFKYSWLALVLLGLTACDVNNDLEPILQPEPELAPLNVNGLDFSNYIAVGASFTAGFTDNALFIAAQENSFPNILAQKFALGGGGNFSQPLMNDNVGGLLFGGTQIQGPRLFFNGTGPTSLGVFGATPSTDVTVPVTGSVGNYGIPGAKSFHFVAPGYGNLSAVPLNLANPYFARFSSGATATVLGDAVTRQPTFFSLSEIGGNDVLGYALAGGTGVSQEGNIDPSTYGRTDITDTNVFANVMNNMVTALTSNGAKGVVGNLPYITTLAHFTTVPFNPLDPTANTDAGAQLAAQIPLLNNVYGAINQIYAGAGQPERSIVFSPDGPNAVVVYDEDATDLSMAITSTLAASPTFVPFVQSLNLPAAAAPLVAQLLGKQYGKARSATSSDLFVLPSSAIIGTVNQDAAAQLIADSMGQLPVALAGQFSAHGVTLPLADRWVLTPQEQEEIRKATDAYNSTIKALADANDLAFVDFNQVLQEGATSGLKFDRYILTTDLVTGGLVSLDGVHLTARGYALMANKFLEAIDEKYGSNFANAVDGLAKADDYPTNYSPSLR, from the coding sequence ATGAAATTTAAATATAGTTGGTTAGCTCTTGTTTTATTAGGGTTAACTGCATGTGATGTAAATAATGACCTTGAACCTATTCTTCAACCAGAACCTGAATTAGCTCCGTTAAATGTAAATGGATTAGATTTTTCTAACTATATAGCTGTTGGTGCTTCTTTTACAGCTGGTTTTACAGATAATGCACTATTTATTGCAGCGCAAGAAAATTCTTTTCCGAATATTTTAGCTCAAAAATTTGCTTTAGGTGGTGGAGGTAATTTTTCACAACCTTTAATGAATGATAACGTAGGAGGTTTGTTATTTGGAGGAACTCAAATTCAAGGACCAAGATTATTTTTTAATGGTACAGGACCAACTTCCTTAGGAGTTTTTGGAGCTACTCCTTCAACTGATGTTACTGTGCCGGTAACAGGTAGTGTTGGGAACTATGGAATTCCGGGAGCTAAAAGTTTTCACTTTGTAGCACCAGGTTATGGAAATTTAAGTGCAGTTCCTTTAAATTTAGCTAATCCATATTTTGCAAGATTTTCATCAGGAGCTACAGCTACTGTTTTAGGTGATGCGGTTACAAGACAGCCTACTTTTTTCTCTCTTTCAGAAATTGGAGGAAATGATGTTTTAGGTTATGCTTTAGCAGGAGGAACCGGAGTAAGTCAAGAAGGAAATATTGATCCTTCTACTTATGGAAGAACAGATATAACTGATACAAATGTGTTTGCGAACGTAATGAACAACATGGTTACTGCTTTAACATCTAATGGAGCTAAAGGAGTAGTTGGTAATTTACCTTATATTACAACATTAGCGCATTTCACTACTGTGCCTTTCAATCCTTTAGATCCTACAGCAAATACAGATGCAGGAGCTCAATTAGCAGCACAAATACCATTATTAAATAATGTATACGGTGCAATAAACCAAATTTATGCAGGTGCTGGTCAACCAGAGAGATCAATTGTTTTTTCTCCTGATGGACCAAATGCTGTTGTTGTTTACGATGAGGATGCTACAGATTTATCTATGGCAATAACAAGTACTTTAGCGGCAAGCCCTACATTTGTTCCTTTTGTTCAATCTTTAAACTTACCTGCAGCTGCTGCTCCTTTAGTAGCTCAATTGTTAGGAAAACAATACGGTAAGGCGAGATCTGCAACATCTAGTGATTTATTTGTGTTGCCAAGTAGTGCTATTATCGGAACAGTAAACCAAGATGCAGCTGCACAGTTAATAGCTGATAGTATGGGACAATTGCCAGTGGCTTTAGCAGGTCAGTTTTCTGCACATGGAGTTACCTTACCTTTAGCAGATAGATGGGTATTAACGCCTCAAGAGCAAGAGGAGATTAGAAAAGCAACAGATGCTTATAATTCAACAATTAAAGCTTTAGCAGATGCTAATGATTTAGCTTTTGTTGATTTTAATCAAGTTTTACAAGAAGGAGCTACGAGTGGGCTTAAATTTGATAGATATATCCTTACTACAGATTTAGTAACTGGTGGTTTAGTTAGTTTAGATGGAGTACATTTAACAGCTAGAGGTTATGCTTTAATGGCTAATAAATTCCTTGAAGCTATAGATGAAAAATATGGAAGTAATTTTGCAAATGCTGTAGATGGTTTAGCAAAAGCAGATGATTATCCTACAAATTATTCTCCTTCACTTAGGTAG
- a CDS encoding glycine--tRNA ligase, translating into MAKQEDQFKKVISHAKEYGYIFQSSEIYDGLSAVYDYAQNGVELKKNIREYWWKAMVQMNENIVGIDASILMHPTTWKASGHVDAFNDPLIDNKDSKKRYRADVLVEDYCAKIEAKIDKEVKKAAKRFGESFDKEQFLATNGRVLGYQEKINSILSRLAKSLENEDLADVKTLIEELEIADPLTGSKNWTDVKQFNLMFGTQLGASADSSMQVYLRPETAQGIFVNFLNVQKTGRMKIPFGIAQTGKAFRNEIVARQFIFRMREFEQMEMQFFIKPGTQKEWYKHWKETRLKWHLSLGMGEDNYRFHDHEKLAHYADAAADIEFKFPFGFKELEGIHSRTDFDLNQHEEFSGKKLQYFDHEENKSYVPYVLETSIGLDRMFLAVFSNSLQEEELENGTSRVVLKLPAVLAPTKAAILPLVKKDGLPEIARKIINDLKWDFNVAYDEKDAVGRRYRRQDAAGTPFCITVDHDTLEDNTVTIRHRDTMEQKRVKIDDLRSIIAQEVDMKTWLMKM; encoded by the coding sequence ATGGCAAAACAAGAAGATCAATTTAAAAAGGTTATTTCTCACGCTAAAGAATACGGATATATTTTTCAATCATCTGAAATTTATGACGGATTAAGCGCTGTATATGATTATGCTCAAAATGGAGTAGAATTAAAGAAGAATATTAGAGAATATTGGTGGAAGGCAATGGTTCAAATGAATGAAAATATAGTAGGAATAGATGCCTCTATATTGATGCACCCAACCACTTGGAAAGCATCTGGCCACGTAGATGCTTTTAATGATCCTTTAATTGATAATAAAGACTCTAAAAAAAGATATAGAGCAGATGTTTTAGTAGAAGATTATTGTGCTAAAATTGAAGCTAAAATTGATAAAGAAGTTAAAAAAGCTGCTAAAAGATTTGGTGAAAGTTTTGACAAAGAACAATTTTTAGCAACAAACGGACGTGTTTTAGGATATCAAGAAAAGATTAATTCGATTCTTTCTCGTTTGGCAAAGTCTTTAGAAAATGAAGATTTAGCAGATGTTAAAACTTTAATTGAAGAATTAGAGATTGCAGATCCTTTAACTGGCTCAAAAAACTGGACAGATGTTAAGCAATTTAACTTAATGTTCGGAACTCAATTAGGAGCTTCCGCAGATAGTTCTATGCAAGTTTATTTACGACCAGAAACTGCACAAGGTATATTTGTAAACTTCTTAAATGTTCAAAAAACTGGTAGAATGAAAATTCCTTTTGGAATTGCTCAAACTGGTAAAGCTTTCAGAAATGAAATCGTTGCTCGTCAATTTATTTTTAGAATGCGCGAATTTGAACAAATGGAAATGCAATTCTTTATTAAACCAGGCACACAAAAAGAATGGTATAAACACTGGAAAGAGACGCGTTTAAAATGGCATTTATCTCTTGGAATGGGTGAAGACAATTACCGTTTCCATGATCATGAAAAATTAGCTCATTACGCTGATGCTGCTGCAGATATTGAATTTAAATTCCCATTCGGGTTTAAAGAATTAGAAGGAATTCACTCACGTACAGATTTTGATTTAAATCAACATGAAGAATTCTCTGGTAAAAAATTACAATATTTCGACCACGAAGAAAATAAAAGCTATGTACCATATGTATTAGAAACCTCTATTGGTTTAGATCGTATGTTTTTAGCTGTTTTCTCAAACTCTTTACAGGAAGAAGAACTAGAGAACGGAACTTCAAGAGTAGTATTAAAATTACCTGCGGTTTTAGCCCCAACTAAAGCTGCTATCCTTCCTTTAGTTAAAAAGGATGGATTACCTGAAATCGCTCGTAAAATTATTAATGATCTAAAGTGGGATTTTAATGTTGCTTATGATGAAAAGGATGCAGTAGGTAGAAGATATAGAAGGCAAGATGCTGCAGGAACACCATTTTGTATTACTGTTGATCACGATACCTTAGAAGATAATACTGTTACCATTCGTCACAGAGACACAATGGAACAAAAAAGAGTGAAAATAGACGATTTAAGAAGTATTATTGCTCAAGAGGTTGACATGAAGACTTGGTTAATGAAAATGTAA
- a CDS encoding putative signal transducing protein — protein MSDYIKLFSGTSIIVNRLAQILNELGITSIVKDNHESGRLAGFGTLGQSVDLLINESDYEKASEALEDFKKEFSK, from the coding sequence ATGAGTGATTATATTAAACTTTTTTCAGGAACATCAATAATAGTAAATAGACTAGCGCAAATTCTAAATGAACTAGGTATTACTTCCATTGTTAAAGACAATCATGAATCTGGCAGATTAGCCGGTTTTGGAACCTTAGGACAATCTGTTGACTTATTAATTAATGAGTCGGATTATGAAAAAGCAAGTGAAGCTTTAGAAGATTTTAAAAAAGAATTTTCTAAATAA
- a CDS encoding SsrA-binding protein, whose protein sequence is MKKHLFKALAKINKTILLSFTKRQLDISKASKLQLIIIGWRAYITKNALD, encoded by the coding sequence ATGAAAAAGCATTTATTTAAGGCTTTAGCCAAGATCAACAAAACCATACTTCTGTCTTTTACCAAAAGACAATTGGATATTTCAAAAGCATCGAAACTTCAATTAATAATTATTGGATGGAGAGCTTATATCACGAAAAATGCATTAGATTAA